In a single window of the Nicotiana tomentosiformis chromosome 8, ASM39032v3, whole genome shotgun sequence genome:
- the LOC104118899 gene encoding uncharacterized protein has product MFSLPRHRDILFSPTSPKSLTRIALLVIPSYNRQQQQQNNRPIKQRSLFVEHLKSNPFTSHLLARSLASSSSVMGSLSALNEPLPYPIARRDETVVDNYHGVNVPDPYRWLEDPDSEETKEFVEKQVNLTDSVLKTCETREKLRQKITKLYDFPKYEVPFRAGDKYFYFHNTGLQPQKVLYVQDSLDGEPEVLLDPNTLSEDGTVALSICSISEDAKYLAYGISSSGSDWNTIKVMQVDDKSVKPDVVSWVKFSDASWTHDSKGFFYSRYPAPKDGESLDAGTETHTNLNHEVYYHRLGTDQSDDILCWKDAENPKCTRSASVTEDGKYVLLYTYENCDPVNKVYYCDLSALPDGIEGYKGRNELLPFIKLVDNFDASYDNVANDGTRFTFRTNKDAPKYKLVRVDLKEPDSWSDIIQEDEKDVLESAVAVNENQLVVSYLSDVKNVLQLRDLKAGALLHHLPIDIGTVSGISARRKDSTIFIGFTNFLIPGIIYECDLKAEVPNLKVFRETVVPGFDHTDFQVNQVFVPSKDGVKIPMFIVAGKDISLDGSHPCLLYGYGGFNISITPYFSVGRVVIAKHLGVVFCIANIRGGGEYGEDWHKAGSLSKKQNCFDDFISAGEYLVAAGYTQPEKLCIEGGSNGGLLVGACINQRPDLFGCALAHVGVMDMLRFHKFTIGHAWTSDYGCSDKEEEFQWLIKYSPLHNVRRPWEQSPEQESQYPSTMLLTADHDDRVVPLHSLKLLATMQYVLCTSLEKSPQTNPIIGRIDRKAGHGAGRPTQKVIDEAADKYAFMAKVLGASWME; this is encoded by the exons ATGTTCTCATTACCTCGCCATCGCGACATTCTCTTCTCTCCTACTTCCCCCAAATCTCTTACCCGCATTGCTCTCCTCGTCATTCCGTCTTATaatagacaacaacaacaacaaaataatcgCCCCATTAAACAACGTAGTCTTTTCGTCGAACACCTCAAGAGCAATCCCTTTACTTCACATCTACTCGCCCGTTCCCTTGCCTCATCCTCCTCTGTAATGGGATCCCTTTCAGCCCTCAACGAACCTCTGCCGTACCCAATTGCACGCCGTGATGAAACTGTTGTAGATAACTATCATGGAGTTAACGTTCCTGATCCTTATCGATG GCTTGAGGATCCTGATTCAGAAGAGACCAAGGAGTTTGTGGAAAAGCAAGTGAATCTAACGGACTCAGTTCTCAAGACTTGTGAGACAAGAGAAAAGCTACGGCAAAAAATCACGAAATTGTACGATTTTCCAAAATATGAAGTCCCTTTTAGGGCGGGCGATAAGTACTTTTACTTCCACAATACAGGACTTCAACCCCAAAAAGTCCTTTACGTGCAG GATAGTTTGGACGGAGAACCAGAGGTTTTGCTTGATCCAAACACACTTAGTGAGGATGGGACAGTTGCATTGAGTATTTGTTCCATTAGTGAGGATGCTAAGTATTTGGCATATGGTATTAGTTCGAGCGGTAGTGATTGGAATACTATCAAAGTTATGCAGGTTGATGATAAGAGCGTCAAGCCTGATGTAGTTTCGTGG GTTAAGTTCTCTGATGCTAGCTGGACCCATGATAGCAAAGGGTTTTTCTATAGCCGTTATCCAGCGCCAAA AGATGGAGAAAGTTTGGATGCTGGGACAGAGACACATACCAATTTAAACCATGAAGTGTATTATCATCGCTTGGGTACTGATCAGTCTGATGATATCTTGTGCTGGAAAGATGCTGAAAATCCTAAGTGTACACGATCAGCTTCGGTGACAGAAGATGGAAAG TATGTTCTCCTATATACTTATGAAAACTGTGATCCAGTCAACAAGGTTTATTACTGCGATTTATCTGCACTTCCTGATGGGATTGAAGGTTATAAAGGGAGAAATGAGCTGCTACCCTTTATCAAGCTTGTTGATAACTTTGACGCCTCTTATGACAATGTTGCAAATGATGGCACTCGTTTCACTTTCCGGACGAATAAGGATGCTCCCAAGTATAAATTAGTCAGAGTAGATCTGAAGGAACCTGATTCTTGGTCCGATATCATCCAAGAGGATGAAAAGGATGTGCTTGAATCAGCTGTTGCTGTCAATGAAAATCAACTTGTTGTGAGTTATCTGAGTGATGTGAAAAATGTTTTGCAGTTGAGAGATTTGAAAGCAGGAGCACTGCTTCATCATTTACCCATTGATATTGGCACAGTGTCTGGAATTTCTGCTCGCCGCAAAGACAGCACTATTTTTATTGGATTTACAAACTTCCTAATCCCTGGAATTATATACGAGTGTGATCTCAAAGCAGAGGTTCCAAATCTGAAAGTATTTCGAGAAACTGTTGTCCCCGGCTTTGATCATACTGATTTTCAAGTTAATCAG GTTTTTGTGCCCAGTAAAGACGGTGTCAAGATCCCTATGTTCATAGTGGCTGGAAAGGATATTTCCTTGGATGGATCACACCCTTGTTTATTATATGGATATGGAGGATTCAATATTAGCATTACTCCGTACTTCTCTGTCGGCCGTGTTGTAATTGCGAAGCATTTAGGTGTTGTGTTCTGCATTGCAAATATTCGTGGTGGCGGGGAATATGGAGAAGATTGGCATAAAGCTGGCTCTCTTTCCAAAAAGCAAAATTGCTTTGACGACTTCATTTCTGCTGGTGAGTATCTTGTGGCAGCTGGTTACACTCAGCCAGAAAAGTTGTGTATCGAAGGTGGAAGCAATGGTGGGCTTCTTGTTGGAGCCTGCATCAATCAG AGACCTGATCTCTTTGGCTGTGCTCTTGCACATGTTGGTGTTATGGATATGCTTAGATTTCACAAGTTTACCATAG GTCATGCCTGGACCTCTGATTATGGCTGTTCAGACAAGGAGGAAGAGTTTCAGTGGCTAATCAA GTACTCACCACTGCATAATGTCAGAAGGCCATGGGAACAATCTCCCGAGCAAGAATCTCAATATCCGTCCACTATGCTATTGACAGCAGATCATGATGATCGAGTGGTGCCACTGCACTCGTTGAAATTATTGGCG ACCATGCAATATGTCCTATGCACAAGCCTGGAGAAGAGTCCCCAGACCAATCCCATCATTGGTAGGATCGATCGCAAGGCTGGTCATGGAGCTGGGCGACCAACGCAAAAAGTG ATTGATGAAGCTGCAGACAAATATGCCTTCATGGCTAAGGTCTTGGGTGCATCTTGGATGGAGTAG